One segment of Candidatus Eisenbacteria bacterium DNA contains the following:
- a CDS encoding arsenate reductase ArsC, which produces MQDHKSKLRVLFLCTGNSCRSQMAEGWARALKGDTLDPYSAGTKIHGLNPNAVKVMAEAGVDISKHHSKHVDEYKCIIFDYVITVCDNARETCPILPGSGSTIHRGFDDPPALAGTASTEEEALSHYRRVRDEIRAFVETLPDALLIEED; this is translated from the coding sequence ATGCAAGATCACAAATCAAAGCTGAGAGTGCTCTTTCTCTGCACCGGCAACTCGTGCCGCAGCCAGATGGCGGAGGGTTGGGCGCGCGCCCTCAAGGGTGACACGCTGGATCCCTATTCCGCGGGAACCAAGATCCACGGTCTGAATCCCAACGCCGTGAAGGTCATGGCCGAGGCCGGTGTGGATATTTCAAAGCATCACTCCAAGCACGTTGATGAGTACAAATGTATAATCTTTGATTACGTCATAACCGTTTGCGACAACGCCCGCGAGACATGTCCGATTCTTCCCGGATCCGGGAGCACGATTCACCGCGGCTTTGATGATCCCCCCGCTCTCGCCGGAACCGCTTCGACCGAGGAGGAGGCACTATCCCACTACCGCCGGGTGCGGGATGAGATTCGAGCTTTCGTGGAGACACTCCCCGATGCTCTATTGATTGAGGAGGATTGA
- the arsB gene encoding ACR3 family arsenite efflux transporter has translation MAGDACITKEPKGLGSFERYLTVWVLLCIAGGILLGKVAPGIARTLDGLAIRVDGAPIVSIPIAICLFFMMYPIMVKIDFADVLKAGQSIKPVGLTLFINWAVKPFTMYAISLFFLGVLFLKFIGPEAVDQVKMPLGLDLPVGETYGAGIVILRDGIKMLEVPLWRSYLAGCILLGIAPCTAMVLVWGYLARGNDGHTLVMVAINSLTMLFLYGPLGGFLLGVGKLPVPWQALLLSISVYVALPLIAGYLTRRWIVTVRGDTWFREKFLHLLTPVTISALLLTLVLLFSFKGEVILSNPLTILWIAVPLFVQTLLIFGLAYELARRLHLPYRDAAPSAMIGASNHFEVAIATAVMLFGLSSGAALATVVGVLIEVPVMLMLVRFCLRTQGAFRAE, from the coding sequence ATGGCCGGCGACGCCTGCATCACAAAGGAACCGAAAGGGCTTGGGAGTTTCGAGCGTTACCTGACCGTCTGGGTGCTGCTCTGCATCGCCGGAGGGATCCTCTTAGGCAAAGTCGCGCCGGGAATCGCGCGGACCCTTGACGGATTGGCGATTCGCGTCGACGGGGCGCCGATTGTCTCCATCCCAATCGCTATTTGTCTCTTCTTTATGATGTATCCCATCATGGTAAAGATTGATTTCGCCGATGTGCTCAAAGCGGGACAAAGCATCAAGCCCGTGGGGCTGACCCTCTTTATCAATTGGGCCGTCAAACCTTTCACAATGTACGCCATCAGTCTTTTCTTCCTCGGAGTTCTCTTTCTGAAATTCATCGGCCCCGAAGCGGTGGATCAGGTGAAGATGCCGCTTGGGCTCGACCTTCCGGTGGGAGAAACCTACGGAGCGGGAATCGTGATTTTGAGGGACGGCATCAAGATGCTCGAGGTGCCTCTCTGGCGAAGCTACCTCGCGGGTTGCATCCTACTCGGGATCGCCCCCTGCACGGCCATGGTCCTGGTCTGGGGCTATCTCGCGCGCGGGAATGACGGGCATACGCTGGTGATGGTCGCCATCAACTCACTCACCATGCTCTTTCTCTATGGCCCGCTCGGCGGATTCCTGCTCGGCGTTGGCAAACTGCCCGTCCCCTGGCAGGCGTTGCTACTGTCAATATCCGTCTATGTGGCGCTGCCACTGATCGCGGGCTATCTCACCCGCCGATGGATCGTGACCGTGAGAGGAGACACCTGGTTTCGAGAGAAGTTTTTGCATCTTTTGACACCGGTGACGATCAGCGCATTGCTCCTCACGCTTGTGCTTCTCTTTTCTTTCAAGGGGGAGGTCATTCTCTCGAATCCGCTGACGATCCTTTGGATCGCCGTGCCCCTTTTTGTCCAAACGCTACTCATCTTCGGACTGGCTTATGAGCTTGCCCGCCGGCTCCATCTCCCCTACCGGGACGCCGCTCCATCAGCCATGATCGGCGCCTCCAACCACTTCGAGGTCGCCATCGCCACGGCGGTGATGCTCTTCGGGCTCTCCTCCGGAGCCGCTTTGGCGACGGTCGTGGGGGTTCTCATTGAAGTTCCCGTGATGCTGATGCTCGTTCGCTTCTGCCTCCGAACGCAGGGGGCGTTTCGAGCGGAATGA
- a CDS encoding DDE-type integrase/transposase/recombinase, producing the protein MERSVEFILQPWHLLLAAFAGWVNREQQAVIDYLRAENQVLKEAHGKRRIKLNDNQRRRLAVKGKALGRKILKEIGAAFSPDTILRWHRMLIARKWDYVDCRQSHGRPRIIKIVVDLILRIARENPTWGCDRIQGVLENLGYLIGDTTIGNILKEHGIDPAPERKRQMTWATFLKAHWEVLAAIDFTTIEVWTKGGLVTYYLLFAIELSTRRVHFAGCTTNPHEGWIKQVGRNLTDPDDGFLPGPNDLIMDRDTKFCDSFRSMLRKTQVKPVRLPPQSPNLNAYIERFMRSLKEECLYQLIFFGEGSVRRAVKQFLEHYHRERNHQGLDNRLIDPPESLNRRMGKVRCRERLGGILKYYYRDAA; encoded by the coding sequence ATGGAGAGATCGGTGGAATTCATCTTACAGCCTTGGCATCTTCTCCTGGCCGCCTTTGCCGGATGGGTTAATCGCGAGCAGCAAGCCGTGATCGATTATCTGCGCGCTGAAAATCAGGTGCTCAAAGAAGCGCACGGCAAGCGCCGGATCAAACTCAACGACAACCAGCGGCGGCGCCTCGCCGTTAAAGGCAAAGCGCTCGGCCGTAAAATACTCAAAGAGATCGGCGCCGCCTTCTCGCCGGATACGATTCTGCGCTGGCATCGCATGCTGATCGCGCGGAAATGGGATTATGTCGATTGCCGACAATCGCATGGTCGGCCTCGGATTATAAAAATAGTGGTCGACCTGATTCTTCGCATAGCCCGCGAGAATCCAACATGGGGATGCGATCGCATTCAAGGCGTTTTGGAAAACTTGGGTTACCTGATCGGCGATACAACGATCGGCAATATTCTCAAAGAACACGGCATCGATCCAGCCCCTGAACGCAAACGCCAAATGACCTGGGCGACCTTTCTCAAAGCTCATTGGGAAGTCCTCGCCGCCATTGACTTCACGACGATCGAAGTTTGGACCAAGGGCGGTCTCGTCACATACTATCTTCTCTTCGCCATCGAGCTTTCCACACGCCGTGTTCATTTCGCCGGCTGCACAACAAACCCTCATGAAGGATGGATCAAGCAGGTCGGAAGAAATCTCACCGATCCCGATGACGGATTCCTCCCCGGTCCGAACGATCTCATCATGGATCGCGATACGAAGTTCTGCGATTCCTTCCGCTCAATGTTAAGAAAAACCCAAGTCAAACCCGTGCGGCTCCCACCGCAATCACCGAACCTGAATGCCTATATCGAACGTTTCATGCGCAGCCTCAAAGAGGAATGCCTGTATCAATTGATCTTCTTCGGCGAGGGCTCCGTCCGCCGAGCCGTAAAGCAATTCCTCGAACATTATCACCGCGAACGAAATCATCAGGGTCTCGACAACCGACTGATCGACCCACCCGAATCGCTCAACAGACGGATGGGAAAGGTGCGCTGCCGCGAGAGACTCGGTGGCATCTTGAAATACTACTACCGCGATGCCGCTTGA